From Methanobacterium congolense, one genomic window encodes:
- a CDS encoding class I SAM-dependent methyltransferase gives MSNTSFKFMNLTFKIMDFIHPYIKKRVKTFDIEKGMTVVDYGCGPGRYTTELAKLVGDQGKVYGADIHEMAIDAVQKKINSMGLKNVETVLIKGYNCPLPDGIADRVCALDMFFMIQDPTTFLGELKRITKPEGVLIIDDGHQKRVLTRKKIMNSGHWKILEETKDHLKCKPI, from the coding sequence ATGTCCAACACTTCATTCAAGTTCATGAACCTGACCTTTAAAATAATGGATTTTATCCATCCCTACATCAAGAAAAGGGTGAAAACATTCGATATAGAGAAGGGAATGACCGTGGTGGACTACGGATGCGGACCCGGACGCTACACAACAGAATTAGCCAAACTCGTTGGGGACCAGGGGAAAGTTTACGGTGCAGACATCCATGAAATGGCCATAGATGCTGTGCAAAAGAAAATAAATAGTATGGGGCTTAAAAATGTGGAAACTGTACTTATTAAAGGCTACAATTGTCCCCTTCCCGACGGGATTGCAGATAGAGTCTGTGCACTGGACATGTTCTTCATGATCCAGGACCCAACCACATTTCTAGGTGAGCTCAAGAGAATCACCAAACCCGAGGGAGTACTCATAATTGATGATGGACACCAAAAAAGAGTCTTGACAAGGAAAAAGATAATGAACTCTGGACACTGGAAAATCCTTGAAGAAACTAAGGATCATTTGAAATGCAAACCTATTTAA
- a CDS encoding AI-2E family transporter — translation MVDNYKIPPFLNQILIISVIILATIGMKYISPILGPVLISIFISILIYPFLMWLKKKGFSYNVSILITLALTFVLGLGLLAIMVMSISQLVAAVSTITVDPNSFLATYANQIIKFIFSNIPLENIAGIIEMGFFLIFAVMFLIYELPYVKSRLIKGLGENSLTLKHTFDLVADFIEYFVIRIKVNLLAAVGFVGIFWLFDINFAILWGILTFVLGFIPYIGIIIAAIPPILVAWAKYGIGGAIAIAILFVIVNTIAESYVFPKLTGKGLQMSVYVVFVSLFIWGWILGFAGMFLAVPLTLVVIKYLENFHETRWLALLLTTDDEAEKEEEDEKPS, via the coding sequence ATGGTTGATAACTATAAAATACCGCCTTTTCTTAATCAAATTTTGATAATATCTGTTATTATACTGGCAACCATTGGAATGAAGTATATTTCTCCGATTCTGGGGCCTGTACTCATCTCCATTTTCATTAGCATACTCATCTACCCCTTTTTGATGTGGCTTAAGAAGAAGGGATTTTCTTACAATGTGTCCATTCTCATAACCCTGGCTTTAACATTTGTTCTGGGATTGGGCTTGTTGGCAATTATGGTAATGAGTATAAGTCAGCTGGTGGCAGCAGTATCAACCATAACCGTCGATCCCAATTCTTTCCTTGCCACCTACGCCAACCAGATCATCAAGTTCATATTCTCTAACATACCTCTGGAAAACATCGCAGGGATCATAGAGATGGGATTCTTCCTGATATTCGCTGTCATGTTCCTGATATATGAACTGCCCTATGTTAAATCCCGATTGATAAAGGGGTTGGGTGAAAATAGTCTTACATTGAAACATACCTTTGATCTGGTTGCTGATTTCATTGAATACTTCGTGATCAGGATAAAGGTGAACCTTTTGGCAGCAGTTGGATTTGTGGGTATTTTCTGGCTCTTTGATATCAATTTTGCTATTCTATGGGGAATACTCACATTTGTACTGGGATTCATACCATACATAGGGATCATAATAGCTGCCATACCTCCAATCCTGGTGGCTTGGGCTAAATATGGTATAGGTGGAGCAATCGCCATAGCCATCCTCTTTGTGATAGTTAATACCATTGCAGAAAGCTATGTGTTCCCAAAACTCACAGGTAAAGGGCTTCAAATGTCTGTTTATGTGGTGTTTGTCTCATTGTTCATCTGGGGATGGATTTTAGGGTTTGCAGGAATGTTCCTGGCTGTGCCATTAACTCTGGTGGTTATCAAGTACCTGGAAAACTTTCATGAAACCCGCTGGCTGGCGCTGCTCCTGACCACCGACGATGAAGCAGAAAAGGAAGAGGAGGATGAAAAACCTTCTTAA
- a CDS encoding methyltransferase family protein has protein sequence MPTYKPSKIRISLAMVCVLLLPVALLYTSGNWFWIQGWIFGLWLVALTYTIFLYMYFYDPELLMERYRKPGTPGEKGWDRYFMYLLVLGFMAWFLIMPMDAEKYAWIPNFPFYLEALGLIFLVGCFYLFLKSYMDNTYLSPLVRIQSERGQKVVSTGVYGWIRHPLYLGGILFFLGGPLLLGSIYGFIIGLLMSLSLVLRTMGEEKMLTEELEGYADYKKKVRYRLIPHVW, from the coding sequence ATGCCTACCTATAAACCATCCAAAATCAGGATATCCCTGGCTATGGTATGTGTTCTCCTTCTTCCAGTAGCCCTGCTCTACACTTCAGGTAACTGGTTCTGGATCCAGGGATGGATCTTTGGACTGTGGCTTGTGGCCCTGACCTACACCATATTCCTTTACATGTACTTCTACGATCCGGAACTGCTCATGGAAAGGTACAGAAAACCTGGAACCCCTGGTGAAAAGGGATGGGACAGGTACTTCATGTACCTCCTCGTGCTGGGATTCATGGCATGGTTTCTCATCATGCCCATGGATGCCGAAAAATACGCATGGATCCCAAATTTCCCATTTTACCTGGAAGCACTTGGACTCATCTTTCTAGTGGGCTGTTTCTACCTGTTCCTAAAATCTTACATGGACAACACCTACCTATCACCCCTTGTGAGAATACAATCGGAAAGAGGTCAAAAAGTAGTTTCCACTGGAGTTTACGGGTGGATAAGACACCCTTTATACCTTGGAGGTATCTTATTCTTCTTAGGTGGTCCTCTTCTCCTTGGGTCAATCTACGGGTTCATCATAGGCCTTCTGATGTCCCTGTCCCTGGTTCTCCGCACCATGGGCGAGGAGAAGATGCTGACTGAGGAACTGGAAGGATACGCAGACTACAAAAAGAAGGTTAGATACAGGTTAATTCCCCATGTATGGTAA
- a CDS encoding DNA glycosylase, translating to MIQKILKIQPNGPFNLKMTIQSGQTSQPAWKFRNGEFQELLMIHGEPCFIGIHQEPGDLDGPLTIRVESKNEIKDDEIRLKVSEIFDLKDDLMEVYNFLESKSELQPTIEFCRGLRLFKAQDPFECIISSICSANNSIKRWNKSIRQIKEKWGEEFMSSEGVFHSFPSPEILMQVPEHDMEEMELCGGAGEASNYTSNLKSCGVGYRCSYMKETARMAHEEVDILKLGDMDYEDAFKEVSKFPGVGPKVADCILLYGYGMGQAFPVDVWIGRIISALYFQGEEIKPPKARIFGMKEFEEYAGYVQLYLFHYARKSGLMESLRKK from the coding sequence ATGATCCAGAAAATCCTTAAAATTCAACCTAATGGCCCTTTCAACCTGAAAATGACTATTCAAAGTGGTCAAACCTCCCAACCTGCATGGAAATTTAGAAATGGTGAGTTTCAGGAGCTTTTGATGATCCATGGCGAACCCTGTTTCATTGGTATACACCAGGAGCCAGGTGACTTAGATGGACCTCTCACCATCCGTGTAGAATCAAAGAATGAGATAAAAGATGATGAGATCAGGTTGAAGGTGTCTGAAATATTTGACCTCAAAGATGATTTAATGGAGGTTTACAACTTCCTTGAATCTAAGTCGGAACTCCAGCCCACCATAGAATTCTGCAGAGGATTAAGACTTTTCAAGGCTCAAGACCCATTTGAATGCATCATATCCTCAATATGCTCAGCAAATAACTCCATAAAAAGGTGGAACAAATCCATAAGGCAGATAAAGGAGAAATGGGGTGAGGAATTCATGTCTTCTGAGGGAGTGTTCCACAGTTTTCCCTCACCAGAAATTCTTATGCAAGTACCTGAACATGACATGGAGGAAATGGAACTCTGCGGAGGTGCAGGTGAGGCTTCGAACTACACTTCAAATCTTAAAAGCTGCGGTGTGGGTTACCGGTGCAGTTACATGAAGGAAACTGCCAGGATGGCCCACGAAGAAGTAGATATCCTGAAACTTGGGGATATGGACTACGAAGATGCCTTCAAGGAGGTATCTAAGTTCCCAGGTGTTGGTCCCAAGGTTGCGGACTGCATACTCCTCTACGGTTACGGTATGGGCCAAGCCTTTCCAGTGGATGTCTGGATTGGAAGAATAATTTCAGCCCTTTACTTCCAGGGAGAGGAGATTAAACCTCCAAAAGCAAGAATATTTGGAATGAAAGAGTTTGAAGAATACGCAGGTTACGTTCAACTCTACCTCTTCCACTACGCACGCAAATCAGGCCTTATGGAATCCCTGAGAAAAAAATAG
- a CDS encoding GAF domain-containing protein, producing MGDRRTSEYGMGTGEKVKSAEIESLEKRIETMLSDSSLKEISDVVMEAVKSLTSSENCYIAYLDPENRDSVGISFSHMTGECSMYAEMGEARFKVRKDGSYGGLLGYSLDTGESFYVRDPALHPAAHGMPEGHVPVSQFLSVPVTYQGRIVGQIVLGNPSKDYTSYEVDITDTVADIYAEALVKLIY from the coding sequence ATGGGAGATAGACGTACATCAGAATATGGAATGGGCACCGGAGAGAAGGTAAAATCTGCTGAAATTGAATCACTTGAAAAAAGGATTGAAACCATGCTTTCAGATTCATCCCTCAAGGAAATTTCTGACGTGGTTATGGAAGCTGTAAAAAGCCTTACATCCAGTGAAAACTGTTACATCGCCTATTTAGACCCTGAAAATAGGGACAGTGTTGGAATTTCATTCTCCCACATGACTGGAGAGTGTAGTATGTACGCTGAAATGGGTGAGGCACGTTTCAAGGTTAGAAAGGATGGGAGCTACGGTGGGCTTCTCGGTTACTCCCTTGACACTGGTGAATCATTCTACGTCCGTGATCCTGCGTTACATCCTGCAGCCCACGGTATGCCTGAGGGTCACGTTCCTGTGTCTCAATTTCTATCCGTACCTGTCACGTACCAAGGTAGAATAGTTGGTCAAATCGTTCTCGGCAACCCCTCTAAGGATTACACCTCCTATGAGGTTGATATTACAGACACTGTGGCTGATATTTACGCGGAGGCCCTTGTAAAATTAATTTACTGA
- a CDS encoding peptidylprolyl isomerase has protein sequence MKKAVIETDKGNIELTLFDKEAPNTVANFEKLANSGFYNGLTFHRVIPNFVIQGGCPKGDGTGGPGYTIKCEINPHKHGTGALSMAHAGKDTGGSQFFITHSPQPHLDGVHTVFGKVIKGMDVVNKIKAGDVMNKVTVTDE, from the coding sequence ATGAAAAAAGCAGTAATTGAAACAGATAAGGGAAACATAGAACTCACCCTCTTCGACAAAGAGGCACCAAACACCGTTGCAAACTTTGAAAAACTTGCAAACTCAGGTTTCTACAACGGCCTAACCTTCCACAGGGTCATACCAAATTTCGTGATACAGGGAGGATGCCCAAAGGGAGACGGAACAGGTGGACCAGGTTACACAATAAAATGTGAAATAAACCCCCACAAACATGGAACAGGAGCCCTTTCCATGGCCCATGCAGGTAAGGACACAGGTGGAAGCCAGTTCTTCATAACCCACAGTCCACAGCCACATCTCGACGGTGTTCACACAGTCTTCGGTAAGGTCATCAAGGGAATGGACGTTGTCAACAAGATAAAAGCCGGCGACGTAATGAACAAGGTCACAGTGACCGATGAGTAA
- a CDS encoding acetylornithine transaminase, whose product MNTKEIMDLDKKYVMQTYGRQPLALEKGSGAVVWDVEGKSYIDCVAGIAVNNVGHAHPKVVEAICKQAKNLIHTSNIYYTEEQVTLAELLAEVSPHDKAFFCNSGAEANEGAIKLARKHTGKGEIITMKNSFHGRTITTITATGQTKYQKNFGPLTPGFSYVDYCDVEAAADAITDNTAAVLVEPVQGEGGVIVPPKDYLKELKAVCHENDVLIIFDEVQTGFGRTGSMFASQTFDVTPDITSLAKAIAGGFPMGAVLASGEVGETFEPGDHAATFGGSPLACAAAKASINVTLEENLLEKSRENGAYFKAKLEAIKDKNDVVVDVRGIGLMLGMELNFQCGELVDKMRENGIIVNCTAGNVLRFVPPLLISREQIDTVTSVLEEVLQDY is encoded by the coding sequence ATGAATACAAAGGAAATTATGGATTTGGATAAAAAATACGTTATGCAGACCTACGGCCGCCAGCCATTGGCCCTTGAAAAGGGAAGTGGGGCTGTTGTCTGGGATGTTGAGGGTAAATCTTACATAGACTGTGTTGCAGGCATAGCTGTGAACAACGTGGGGCATGCACACCCAAAGGTTGTAGAAGCCATCTGCAAACAGGCTAAAAATCTTATACATACATCCAACATTTACTACACAGAGGAACAGGTGACCCTGGCAGAGCTTCTGGCAGAGGTTTCACCCCACGACAAGGCCTTCTTCTGCAACAGTGGCGCAGAGGCCAATGAGGGCGCTATAAAGCTTGCACGTAAGCACACAGGAAAGGGTGAAATAATAACCATGAAAAACTCATTCCACGGTCGTACAATCACAACCATCACTGCAACGGGTCAGACCAAGTACCAGAAGAACTTCGGACCATTGACACCAGGTTTCAGCTACGTTGATTACTGTGATGTTGAGGCTGCAGCCGATGCAATAACAGATAACACAGCAGCAGTACTTGTGGAACCTGTGCAGGGTGAAGGTGGAGTAATAGTACCTCCTAAGGATTATCTCAAGGAACTCAAGGCTGTTTGTCATGAAAATGATGTCCTGATCATATTCGATGAGGTTCAGACTGGTTTTGGACGAACAGGTTCCATGTTCGCATCCCAGACCTTTGATGTGACCCCAGATATCACGAGCCTGGCCAAAGCCATTGCAGGAGGATTCCCAATGGGTGCGGTTCTTGCAAGCGGTGAGGTTGGTGAAACCTTTGAACCAGGAGACCATGCAGCGACCTTCGGTGGCAGTCCTCTGGCATGTGCAGCTGCAAAGGCCTCAATAAACGTGACACTTGAGGAGAACCTCCTTGAAAAGTCCCGTGAAAACGGAGCCTACTTCAAGGCCAAACTCGAGGCCATAAAGGACAAAAATGATGTTGTCGTGGATGTGCGCGGCATCGGACTCATGCTGGGAATGGAACTCAACTTCCAGTGCGGTGAACTGGTTGATAAAATGCGTGAAAATGGCATAATCGTTAACTGCACTGCAGGAAACGTTTTACGGTTCGTTCCACCGTTACTCATAAGTCGTGAACAGATCGACACAGTTACATCTGTTCTTGAGGAAGTTCTGCAGGATTATTAG